A stretch of DNA from Paenibacillus sp. FSL W8-0186:
GCTCGCGCACGAGCTTGCGCTCGATATAGACGACAAACTGGTACATGGCGGTAGCTACGAGCGCAATAATAACGAGGCTGGACAGTACCAGCGTGAAATTGAATACTTGAAAGCCGTAGACGATCAAATAGCCCAGGCCTATTTTGGCGACCAGAAACTCGCCGACGATCACGCCTACCCAGGCCATGCCGACGTTCACTTTGAGCGTGGAGACAATGGTCGGAAACGAGGCGGGCAATATCGCCTTGCGGAACACGTCCTGGCGGCTGCCGCCGAAGGTGCGGATTACTTTCGTGTAGTTGGCATCAACTTCATTGAAGCTCGTGTATACGACAAGCGTAGTAACAATGACCGTTATGGACAAGGTCGTGACGACGATCGCGGTAAATCCGGCACCGAACAGCACGATGAATATCGGGCCTAAGGCGACCTTCGGCATACTGTTGAAGACGACCATATAGGGATCAAGCACTTTGGACAGAAACGGTGACCACCAGATGACGACGGCAAGCAGCGTCCCGATCAGCGTGCCTAGCAGGAAGCCGACCACGGTCTCGGATACTGTCATCGCAAGATGCGGCCAGAGCTCCCCGCTGACGATGTCTTTCACAATTTGCTGCCCTACCTTGGAGGGATAACTGAAAATCAGCACATCGATCCACTTCAGCTGCCCGGCTATTTCCCAGAGGAGTATGCACAGCAGCAATATGCTGGCCTGAACAGCAAATACGCCCTGTTTCATTCTTCGTTTGGCCAGCAGATGCTGCTGCCATTTCTGCGCCAGCCAAGTCTGCGAATCCACACCCTTACGGTTATGGCGATCCTTGTCGGTAAGATAGTCTAAGCGCTGCTCCTCCCTACTCATCAGACTCACTCCCTTCTTTCGGACGCTTCAAGTTCTCCCCAAATTTCATGGAACAGTGCATTGAATCCCGGCTCCTCACGCGCATAAAACGGCAGTGCCTCGCGTATATTCTTCGGCACTTCAAACACGCTGCGAATTCTGCCCGGCTTGGAGCCCAGCACAATGACCCGGTCGCTCACTGCAATCGCTTCGGATAAATCATGCGTTACGAGGATGCCGGTTTTTCTTCGCTGCTTGAGCGTATCGACTACGAGATCCTCCAGCTGAAGCTTCGTCTGGTAATCGAGCGCGGAAAAGGGTTCATCCAGCAGCAGTAAGTCCGGGTTCGTCGCCAGTGTTCTGGCCAGCGCCACCCGCTGCCTCATTCCCCCGGACAACTGATGCGGATAGAGCTGGGCTGTCCCGGACAGTCCCATCCCCTCCAGCAGCTCCTCGGCCAGTTCCGCGCTTTGCTTGGTGAGGCGATTCGTTAATTCAAGACCGAGCAGAACATTATCGACAATACTCCGCCACGGAAACAGATAATCCTGCTGCAGCATATAGCCTACCTCGGGCGTAGGCCCGGTTACAGGCTTGCCATGGAGCAGCACCAGCCCTCTGGAGGTGGAGATCAGCCCGGCCATAAGGGACAGCAGCGTCGTCTTGCCACAGCCGCTCGGACCGACCAAGCTGACCAATTCCCCGTCCTCCACGGACAGATTCATATCCTGGAGTGCCAGCGTCGCTGCATGATCCGTTACGTAGGCAAGATCAACATCCTTCAGTTGAATGACAGGCACCATGCGGTTGATCACCTTCCTCTCCTCATGGCGATGGGGATGCCTGAACAGCAGCTTCGGCATATTTGTTGTCCGCCAGTTCAGCCACGGATACCCGTTCCTTTAATTCTCCCGCCCCTTCCATGACGTCCAGCAGATTATTCCATGCCTCCTCGGCGATGGCCGGCGATTCCGCATAGGAGCCCTGCTCCAGATAACGCTTTACAGCGCTCTCGAGAATATCCAGATCGGTATCTTTGAAATAAGGCGATATCACTTTGGCCGTTTCCGCTGGCGTATGCTCCTGCACCCATTTTTGCGCCTGATGGACCGCGTTCGTGAACTTCTGGACGATCTCGTCATTTTTCTTCATGTAGCTCTGCTTTGTCATGAATACGGTATAAGGCAGCCGCCCGCTCTCCGTACCAAAGGATACGATGACATGGCCCTTGCCCTCCCGCTCGAAAATCGAGGCCTGCGGCTCGAAGAGCTGGACAAACTGCCCTGTTCCAGAGGCGTAGGCGGCAGCGATATTGGCGAAATCGACGTTCTGGATCAGTTCCAAATCACTTTGAGGATCAATGCCATGCTTGCGCAGCGTGAATTCTCCAGCCATCTGCGGCATTCCGCCCTTGCGCTGCCCAAGAAATACCGCCCCCTGGAGCTGTGACCAGTCAAAATCATCCATCGGCTCCCTGGATACTAGAAAAGTGCCATCTGTCTGCGTCAGCTGCGCGAAGTTGATCACCGGATCTTCCGCTCCCTGCTGATAGACATATATCGAGGTTTCGGCTCCGACCAGCGCCACATCAATCGCACCAGACAATAGAGCCGTCATCGTCTTATCGCCCCCGGCTGTCGTCTGCAGCTCCACATTCAATCCTTCCTCTTTGAAAAAACCTTTCTCCAAAGCGACATACTGCGGCGCATAAAATACAGAGCGCGTCACTTCTCCGATCCTTACTTTATGCGTCTGTCCGTCCCCTCCGCAGCCGCCAAGCAGCGCAAGGAAGATGAATAGCGGTGCAATCCAGCCTGCGGCATAACGCATAACCCTCATATCCGTCACCTCTTTCTTATTGAAGCTTTAGTAAAGAATATGCGAATGCCCTTGATTTGGTTATGACATGCACAAAGAGGCCGCCGCTAACGATATGTCGTATATCCTTAGCGACGGCCCCTGGTTTGGAGATTGAAGCCTATGCGGCTTCCATTCTGTATTCTATTGTTTCCATGGATCTAGGGTTGGTCTAGTGATTAATCTAATGGTCATTGCAGCCCGTAGATCGCTTTGTACTTCTGCTCCAAATATTCGGCCAAATAATCCGGATTCAAATCCTCGCCGGTGACCCGTTTGATGATTTCCGCCGGTTTTTGGCTTTTTCCATATTTATAGATTTGCTCGGTCAGCCACTCCTTAATCGGGGCGAAGTTCCCTTCGGCGATCAGCTCGTCAAAGTTCGGCAGCTGTTTGCGCATCGTATGCACGATTTGCGCCGCATACATGTTGCCCAGCGCATAGGATGGGAAATAACCGAAGCTGCCGCCGGACCAATGTACATCCTGCAGTACGCCAAGGCTGTCATTCGGCGGCGTAAGCCCAAGATAAGCCTGGTACTTCTCGTTCCACACCTTCGGCAGATCATTGACCGACAAGCCTTCATTGAACAGCTGCTTCTCGATTTCATAACGGATAATGATATGGAGGTTGTAGGTCAACTCATCCGCCTGGATGCGGATTAACGAGTTCTCGACCCGGTTAATCGCCTTGTAAAATTCATCTACTGTAACGTCCTTTAGCTGCTCTGGAAAATGCTGCTGCAGATCGCCGTAGTATCGTGTCCAGAACTCCCGGCTCCGGCCGATGAAGTTCTCCCACAGCCGGGACTGGGATTCATGGATTCCCATGGACGCCCCTTCCCCAAGCGGGGTTCCCGCAAGGCCAGAATCCACATTCTGCTCGTACAGAGCATGCCCGCCCTCATGCAGGGAGCTGAACAAGGCAAAGGTCACGTCATCCTGCATATAGCTTGTCGTAATCCGAACGTCTCCCTGATTTAAAGTAATCTCAAAAGGATGCACGCTCTCGTCCACGCGGCCGGCTTCGAAATCATAACCAATTTGCTCCAGCATGAACATGCCAAATTTCTCCTGCTGCGCCTTATCGAACAATTGATTCATAAAAGGAGCCTGCGGCTGGCTGGATGCCCCGTTGATCGCTTCCACCAATGGTACAAGACGATCCCTTAACTGGCCGAACACTTGATCCAGCTTCTCTACCGTCAAATCCGGTTCATACAGATGGAGCAGCGTATCATAACGCGTCGCCTTCGGCCCCCAATAATCGATAAATTCACTCGTCTTTTCTACGATCTGCCCCAAATAAGGCTCGAACCCGGCGTAATCGCCGTTTTCCTTGAAATCCTCCCATAGCGTCTCCGCTAGAGCGGTGAGCTCGGTATATTCTTGATATTTATGAGGCGGAATCTTCACGCTGCGGTCGTATTCCTCTTGGGTGACCGTAATGATCCGCTGTTTTATTTCGTCAAGCTCGCTATATACGGCCGGGGAATTCAATTCTGCGAGCATTTTTCCCATTTCCTCCGATGTCTGAAGCTTGAATGCTTCCGTCATCAGCACGCCGATCGCTTCGGAACGGCCCTGTGCCCCCTTCTTCGGCGCGCCGGTGCGAAGATCCCAATGCATCAGCGCTACAGCTTCATGATAGCTTTTGATTTTGTGTAGTAGTCCTTGAAATTGTTCCCATGTTGAAGCGGTTGTCTGATTCATATTGTTTCCCACCTCTATCCAGAAATTTAACTTCTCCTCTTGATGATACTTTTTACAAACCGTATAATCAAATTTTGAAACCATGTTTTTTGTGATGATTCCGATACGAATGATCTCGTTAGTCGCAACCTAAGTAAAGGAGCTTTCCCATGAAATTGACTCTGGATTTCGCAGCTGACCGCATCATTCACGAGTTGCTAGGCGAACGGCCAGGCCATTTGCGCCTCGTTTATGACATGGAGGGCTGCGGATGCGGAATGAGCGGCATCCCGGGACTGGAGCTCGTCAGCGAGCCGGGTCCGCAAGATATCAAAGTGGAATGCGATTCGTATCCCATTTGGATAAACCGTCAGCAAGCCATTTTTTTTGAGGAAAAATTGTTCCTTCAGGGAGATCAGTCCAGCAGAACCTTCCGTTTAGAAGGCGTCTCCCAGCTGTACAAAGCGAATATGCGTCTTGCCGATCGTCGTGAGGAAGCAAATCAGAATTAGATAACAGCAATTAAGGAGGTAACAACTATGAGTCAAATTGAAACAATCATGGAGCATAACAAGAAATTCGTCCAGGACAAGGAATACGAAGCGTACATCACGGACAAGTTCCCGGACAAGAAAATCGCCATCGTCACCTGCATGGATACACGGCTAGTCGAGCTGCTGCCTAAAGCCATGAACCTGCGGAACGGCGACGCGAAAATCATCAAAAATGCCGGCGCTGTCATTTCCCAGCCTTTCGGATCCGTTATGCGGAGTCTGCTGGTCGCCATTTATGAGCTTCAAGCGGAGGAAGTATTCATCGTCGGTCACACCGGCTGCGGTATGGCTTCATTGAACTCGGAGCATATGATCGGCGAAATCAAGCAACGCGGAATTTCCGACGACGTGCTGAACACCCTGGAGAACTCCGGAATTAAGCTGAGAAAATGGCTGCGCGGCTTCAGCAACGAAAAAGAAGGCGTCACCCATACCGTCGAAATCGTGAAAAAACACCCGCTGCTGCCGCCAAACATCCCGGTTCACGGCCTGCTGATCGATTCCACGACCGGTGAGCTGGAGATCGTGGTTAACGGAAGTGAAGAAAACAGCCATTCATAATCTAGCATTTCTATAACTACCGTGAATAATTATTCCTATTAATGCATATTTATAAATGAGCTGTCGGCCTCGAACCGGCGGCTTATTTTCTTGTTCGCTTGAATGTGAAACGTATCACTTTGTTAAAAATCCTTCATAATGTGTTCATATTGCGTTCATTTAACCGTGCTATACTCTCCGTAAAGTTAGAACGAACTACTTTTAAAGGAGACTTCATCATGAAAAAATTGTATTATACGTCCTTCTTCTACGCCATTCTCGGCCTGCTTGCCGGCGTAGCCTATCGCGAAATCACCAAGCATAGCGACTTCACCGGGCAGACCGTTCTCGTGGCCCTTCATACGCATATTTTGGTGCTGGGCTTCCTCTTCTTCACCGTCGCCCTGATCCTGGCCAAGCTGTTCCAGGTGCATGAAGCAAAATCATTCGGAGCCTGGTATATCGTGTACAACCTCGGGCTTATTATTTCCATCGCCGCCATGGCAGTTCGCGGCATGCTGCAAATCAACGGCACCGACATCAGCTTCCTGCCGCACATCGCCGGACTCGGCCACACGATTCTGGCCGCAGGCATCATCTGGCTGCTGCTCCTGTTGCGGAAGAGAATTCAATAGATTTGGAACAAGCGGTTGCTGAATCAGCAGCCGCTTGTTTTTGGATTTATATTCAAAAGTCCCAAACATCTGCGTTATAACTGAAGACTGAACAAAGTAGATCGATTTCTCTCTTTTAACTATGAAGTGCTAGTGATACGATAACATTATGATTTCTACGAGAATAAGGATGTAGGAGACTTCACTTCACATGATAAAACTGGATAAAAAAGTTGGACAAGATGTGCGTGTCGCTAGATCTTTAAAAAAAGGAATGATCGTCGAATTAAGACCAAGTCAAGATCATATTGGAACCGATGTTTATTATGATTCGGCATACATAGGGTATATTCATCGGCCTTATGAGGCTCCCCTTGCAAAAATTGTTGCTACTGAAAAATTAGTTACAACCTATGGTTTTGAATTCGAGCTGATCCATAAAACTGCAGATCAGTTAAAAGAGGACGAAGAAAAATTGAAGCAGCTCTCTCAAAAATGGCAAGAGGAAAGAGAGCAGAAAAAACGTAATATTGCCGCTCGAAAAGATGAGATGCTCATACATTCACGCAGCTTCTATACCATTTTACAAAGATGCCTCTTTGCTATTGATAATGGCGCCGGCCCTTCCCTAGTTAGTGGTTTCTTTGGGAAGTCTGAAACAACAGCTCAGTATTACCAAAGATTTCTCCAAGGGTTACTTGATTCAGAAATATCAAATAGTGCAAGGGATGAAAACCTCCTACAATTATCAGAATTGAATAAAAGAGGAGAGTTATATCCCCGGATTTTACAACACAGAGAAAAACTAATGGAGCAACAAAGAAATCGGAAACCTATTCCGATTTATTGTTGGAAATGTAAATCAGGCACGGTTGATCGAAATAAGACTTGTTTCTTTTGTACTTGGGGAAAATGCACCTCATGTGGGGCATGTAAACCTACTTGTATCAAAGAGGGTATATTTTAAAGCAAGGATTCACTAACCATTATTATGGATTGAACATAGAGTGCGGAATGCACTCCAGGCATCGATTTACATATAAAAAGCCTGTTTAATTACAAGCAGGTCTCTCAGCAAGTGACTCTCCAGGGCTGTTTCGTCAGCCCTTTAGCCCTTTTCATCCAATACTTCGATCATCATCATTGCGCCGATTTTAAAGCCATGGACAAATGACGCTGTGGAATGCATAGAGTAAGTCTTCCCATATAAATCGATGATGCCTTCAATGAATCTAAAGTCATTTTCGGAGAATCTCTTCTGACATTCCTCCATGAGATCAGAGGTTTGCTTCGTAAGCTTGCGGTATTCGGGATCTTGTGGATTTATGTACGCGTCTGGCTGCAGCGATCCATTATAGATTTTTTCTATAATGCTATCCATTGACGTTACATCCTTTCACTAATAATTTGGTTGTTAAACATCAATTACATATTTTACAACAACGAACCAGCATTCAGCCCAAAATATACGATATTCGTATAAAGTAGAATTGATAATCTTTAATGAACTATATAATATGCAGCCAAACTGATAACCGATATTATATACCCTTCTAGGAGGGACAACTATTAAATGCTTACTTAATGTTTTGACAAAAACTTAAATCTCGGCAAAAAATAACAGGTCAATCATGGTGGTATAAAACCATAATTACCTGTTCAAAGTTAGCTTATTATTAAGAATGAATATGTAATAAAAATATTAGGTTATTCACTAAACAGCAACATCTTGGTTCATAATATATGATGAATTTACTTCCCTCTTATTTGAAGATCATTTAATTTTACCCATGAGTTCAGTTATCATATAGATGTGCTCCTTGAATTTCACTCTCTTTAAATTTTCAACTTTCTCTGCTCCTCCTAACGCAAGAAGAGGAACATAACCAAAACATTCGTCAAAAGCAGGTATTTCATATTTTTTTATCGCATCTGGATAAGGAGACCAATCAAGTGCATTTTCCAAGTAATAAGCATCAAATATATCGGTAAAAAAGAACTTGAAATTCTTTGCAACTACGTTTACATCATGTTTCCGATAATTAAGCGACAATAAATAATCATCTTCCCAAACCAAAATATCACCCATAGCTGTAGTGAATAATGGAGTAGCCAATTCATGCCTATTATATGTATCTTTTATTATTTCTTGAAAATAGTCCGGATTCACAACCCTGAGATATCCATTATTAATACTACCAAATCCGTGACCTTCCCATATTTCAACTACCTTCGTGGGTATATCATTCTTGTATTTTTCAATAACGCTTAGGGGGGCAATTTCTTCAACAATAAAATCATCCATAATTTTTGACATTTTCGCTTCTTCCTTTAATAAATTTATTTCATAAGTATTATTAATTTTATTACTACACCATATATATAATAAATTAATTTATTTAGCTTTATCGTTTCTAATCTATCTATAAACTGGTGAATCGATGATAAAGTTCAGGGCTTTACCGCCCCCAGTATACCCTTATTTCTTCAAACGACGTCATACTCTCACTCATACCCTCGGGACTTTCTGCTCCAATTATTTCAATTTCATCTTTTGACAAAGTGATTTTTCCATAAGGTTTATTTACTTTTCTTTCATATAAAGACTTTAATAAATTTACTTGATCCTGTGTCATATCATAATACTCCCGCCAAGATTCAATTGCATACTCAATCTCCATGAACTGCCTTTCTAATAAATATGCACCACACTGTATCATTCTTACGATATTATCAACTGAAGTAATAGAATCGTTATCACCCCAAAATGCAGTAGTGATTGACGGTGAAATCGTGCCATCCTCATCTTCATCAAGCAGATATTCGAGAGTTTCATTTATAGCCAATTCAAAAACATCTTTAGGGGCACCAGTAAAAAAATCTAAAGCTGTAGGAATATCCGTTCGAGTATAGTTCTCATTTCGAAAAGCACCAACAATATAATTGGCTTTAAATGTAATTGTTCCTCTTCCTCCCGAACCATCAATAACACTATAGTTATCACCATCCCAAGAATGTTCATATGCTAGCTCAGGGTAATGAGCAACCATTATTGCATGTGCTATCGACGCAAGTATACAACCTTTCCATAAGTTCCTTATAGTTAATTGACTGTTTATTGACACAGGCTTCATTTTTTCTCCTTTAGGTTTTGTTGGTGATGTATTTTCTTGTTTGCTAGGTTTAATAATTAATATAATAATTCGGATCTTGATCCATTTTCACTATAAAATCTTCAATAGAATCAGCTATTCTTTTGTCAAAATAATATAACGGACACTGTCCATTTAAGTTTTCCTGCCCCAGATCAATTACGATAAAGTCGTCGGAAGATACCTCGAAAAACACCATTTTACGAGGGTCATTATAATCCTCTCTTCTAGGGTCATTGTCGTAATCATTTATTCCTTTAACAAAATCCGCTATTTCAATAGCTGATATTACACGGTTTACTTTACTACCTACCCCAATACCAAAAAATCCATAGCCTATATTTTCATAAAAGGATTATAGTTCGAGCGGTAATCTTCTTCCTAAAATCTCCTCAGTTTCTTCTATCTCACCTTCATCAATACTAAAAAATGCATGTTTGTTCTCCCAGACAACATCATCTTCAGGATCATCAAAAATATACTGTTTTAAATAATCAAACATTTTTTCTACCATCCTTCCATTAAATATTTGTAGAGTGAATAATTTGAACCTTATATGGTATGGGCTATGTATGCTATTTCTCAAATGTTAGATCATTCTGTATTGCTTGCCCTATTTTTAGAAATCAAAAAGCCTTCGTATTCACTGTTATTAACTTCATCTTCGAACCCCTTTATGATATTTAATTGATGAATATTCTTTGGAATAGTCAATGCTTCTTTCCTGTCTTGAAAGCCTCGATGTTACGTTTCACAACCTTTGCCGCGATCGCTATCGTCCGCAAACAGTATTACCACCTCTGCGGACAATACCGGATCTCAGCAGAATTGAACTTCTAAAAAACAACTCTCATTTTTGGGAGTTAAAAATAAACCTTGGTTAAGTAACATATACTCAAGCAAGTTTTATTTCACTATTAGTATAATAAATTACTCAATTTAAACTTGATATCCGTAAAAATACTTTTGTCCTTTTACCCAGTTTTTCTCTGATAGCGTCTCGACATAGATAATGAAATCGCTGTAGTTATCTGCGTTTATTACCGTCCAATAATCGCCAGGAACTTTTATTCCAGACCAAATGGACAATAAAGACGGAACTAATTCCATTTCTAAAGGTTCTTCTGAGTTAGCGGCAGTCATAACTCTTTCTATTAATTTTTTTGCTAGATCGCCGGGAAAAGCCAATTTCTGATCATAATAATACATTTCTGAATCACATCCACTACTGTAATCCAAATAATATTGACCAATCTCTTCCACACTTGCATCATTGCCTAACTGTTCTTCAAAGTTAATAAATGCATCAATAGAATCCCTTATGATGATCGAAGTATCATTAATTTCATCCCAATCTTCAAGTAAGGCTAGTAGATAGGGTACTACATCTATAGATAAGGTCGTAACTGCTGCTGAAGCAAAAGTATTAACCGTATCTTCTGTCGCCCCTTCTAAAAATCTAAAATTATTCGAGTCTCTTAAATCTTCATGCGTACATACTGAACAAAATACCCGAATACAAAGATTTAATACTGCCTCATCTTGAGTCTGGTTTAATAATTGCAATAAAAGTGGTTTTTGTGTAAAATCCCCCAACTTAAAAAGTTCTATGAGTCCAAATATAATGTCTTGTTCCGTCTTTGCACTTTTGATGTTTTCTTTAATAAGTAAACTCGTAGAATCTGAAAACTCTCCGTACCAAATGCTATTCATAAGATTTGTAAAATTGTTCATTTCAATTGACATTTCCTCTTCATTTGTATTTTTACGGGTAACTGGCTATCACTTGGCGTAAACTTATAGTTTCTATTGTTGATTTACAAATAATCATGTATAAACTCAGTAAAACTTTTAGCAATTAAAGCTCATATTTTTGTATCAAGGCAAATAATCCTCTTCATCAATGTCCTCCATGTCTAATCAAGAAAATCGCTCCCTTGCTCTGGTTAATCATTTGTCAATTGGGAAATTAGGCTTCAATGATTAAAATCTTCCAAATTCCCCATATACTTTATCGGATATTCTGTTCTATCTCGTAAGTTAAGTTGGAAATCCAAATATAAAAAGCGGCCATCTATATAATCTAGATGACCGCCGAAATGAAAACTTAATCATATTTGTTTTAAAATGATTTCCCTAAAACCATTATCAAATTTGGCTCCTTCTATGTTAGCGCCCTTCCAAATAACACCATTCAGGTCTGCATTAGTGAAGTCAGCATCGTGAAAATTACCATTAGTTAAATTTGCACCTGACAAGTTTGCATCAGTAAAATTCGCTTTCATAGCTTGAACATCAGATAAATCAGCGTCAATAAAGTCAGATCCCGAAAAGTCTCCATCTAAGAGATTTGCACCATTAAAGATAGCTTTATCAAAGAACGCTTCTACTGCACTTATACCTGTTAGATTCGCATTCCTGAATGTAGCCTCAATAAGAGTCGTTCCTGATAAATTACCATAAGAAAATTCGGCCTCATCAAAGCAAGTTTCTATACAGGTACTAATCCGGATTTCTGCATGTTTCATCTGTGCTTTACGAAGATTCGCCTCACTGAAGACACAGTCCGCTATATCCGCTTCTTCCAAATTACAGCTTTCAAGATTGGCCTTATCAAATTCACAATCGCGAAATGAAACATTTAACATGGTTGCTGCTCTAAAATTTGTTTTATGAGCCATGATGCGATCCGCTTTAAGACTGGATAAGTCTGTAAATGAGAGATCAAGACCGCCCATTTCTATATAATCTAATATTTCCTCATCTATTCTAGCTTGATTAATGAGTCCCATTATTTTATCTATTTCATTCGAATGCTCCTCCATATATGACACCTACCTTTTGTATAAATTAACTTTTTAAATAATCTTCCCATGCTTGATTAGGACTGAATGATACACCCATCCGATCTTCATCAAAACTTGGAATTGCAAACGCTTTGGAGCTGCAGAAATAATCCATCACCTTAAGCCAGATATCCAATACTTCTTCGACATCTGCTTCCCATGGTTCTTCCAATAAATCTATACAAATACCACCCCATTCTAATTCCGTGACTATTGCTGGTGTTCGTTTTAAAAAATCTCTACCCAACATTTCTAAAACGTGACCTCCAAAATATGTTCGCATACCTAAGCCCAGCGGACCATTAGGAAGAAATCTAACGGGTATAGGCTGCGCGCTTATATTCATCCATACAAGATCACGCTCTCGTTCATTATTCCATGGGTATTTTGCTGGCCAAAATATATGTGTGCTCCCGAAACGAGGTCTTACAATATTGGCCAA
This window harbors:
- a CDS encoding iron-sulfur cluster biosynthesis family protein, which encodes MKLTLDFAADRIIHELLGERPGHLRLVYDMEGCGCGMSGIPGLELVSEPGPQDIKVECDSYPIWINRQQAIFFEEKLFLQGDQSSRTFRLEGVSQLYKANMRLADRREEANQN
- a CDS encoding pentapeptide repeat-containing protein, coding for MEEHSNEIDKIMGLINQARIDEEILDYIEMGGLDLSFTDLSSLKADRIMAHKTNFRAATMLNVSFRDCEFDKANLESCNLEEADIADCVFSEANLRKAQMKHAEIRISTCIETCFDEAEFSYGNLSGTTLIEATFRNANLTGISAVEAFFDKAIFNGANLLDGDFSGSDFIDADLSDVQAMKANFTDANLSGANLTNGNFHDADFTNADLNGVIWKGANIEGAKFDNGFREIILKQI
- a CDS encoding ABC transporter permease, with amino-acid sequence MKQGVFAVQASILLLCILLWEIAGQLKWIDVLIFSYPSKVGQQIVKDIVSGELWPHLAMTVSETVVGFLLGTLIGTLLAVVIWWSPFLSKVLDPYMVVFNSMPKVALGPIFIVLFGAGFTAIVVTTLSITVIVTTLVVYTSFNEVDANYTKVIRTFGGSRQDVFRKAILPASFPTIVSTLKVNVGMAWVGVIVGEFLVAKIGLGYLIVYGFQVFNFTLVLSSLVIIALVATAMYQFVVYIERKLVRER
- the imm47 gene encoding Imm47 family immunity protein → MNNFTNLMNSIWYGEFSDSTSLLIKENIKSAKTEQDIIFGLIELFKLGDFTQKPLLLQLLNQTQDEAVLNLCIRVFCSVCTHEDLRDSNNFRFLEGATEDTVNTFASAAVTTLSIDVVPYLLALLEDWDEINDTSIIIRDSIDAFINFEEQLGNDASVEEIGQYYLDYSSGCDSEMYYYDQKLAFPGDLAKKLIERVMTAANSEEPLEMELVPSLLSIWSGIKVPGDYWTVINADNYSDFIIYVETLSEKNWVKGQKYFYGYQV
- a CDS encoding DUF6809 family protein, giving the protein MDSIIEKIYNGSLQPDAYINPQDPEYRKLTKQTSDLMEECQKRFSENDFRFIEGIIDLYGKTYSMHSTASFVHGFKIGAMMMIEVLDEKG
- a CDS encoding carboxypeptidase M32, which translates into the protein MNQTTASTWEQFQGLLHKIKSYHEAVALMHWDLRTGAPKKGAQGRSEAIGVLMTEAFKLQTSEEMGKMLAELNSPAVYSELDEIKQRIITVTQEEYDRSVKIPPHKYQEYTELTALAETLWEDFKENGDYAGFEPYLGQIVEKTSEFIDYWGPKATRYDTLLHLYEPDLTVEKLDQVFGQLRDRLVPLVEAINGASSQPQAPFMNQLFDKAQQEKFGMFMLEQIGYDFEAGRVDESVHPFEITLNQGDVRITTSYMQDDVTFALFSSLHEGGHALYEQNVDSGLAGTPLGEGASMGIHESQSRLWENFIGRSREFWTRYYGDLQQHFPEQLKDVTVDEFYKAINRVENSLIRIQADELTYNLHIIIRYEIEKQLFNEGLSVNDLPKVWNEKYQAYLGLTPPNDSLGVLQDVHWSGGSFGYFPSYALGNMYAAQIVHTMRKQLPNFDELIAEGNFAPIKEWLTEQIYKYGKSQKPAEIIKRVTGEDLNPDYLAEYLEQKYKAIYGLQ
- a CDS encoding ABC transporter substrate-binding protein, translated to MRYAAGWIAPLFIFLALLGGCGGDGQTHKVRIGEVTRSVFYAPQYVALEKGFFKEEGLNVELQTTAGGDKTMTALLSGAIDVALVGAETSIYVYQQGAEDPVINFAQLTQTDGTFLVSREPMDDFDWSQLQGAVFLGQRKGGMPQMAGEFTLRKHGIDPQSDLELIQNVDFANIAAAYASGTGQFVQLFEPQASIFEREGKGHVIVSFGTESGRLPYTVFMTKQSYMKKNDEIVQKFTNAVHQAQKWVQEHTPAETAKVISPYFKDTDLDILESAVKRYLEQGSYAESPAIAEEAWNNLLDVMEGAGELKERVSVAELADNKYAEAAVQASPSP
- a CDS encoding DUF2871 domain-containing protein, which translates into the protein MKKLYYTSFFYAILGLLAGVAYREITKHSDFTGQTVLVALHTHILVLGFLFFTVALILAKLFQVHEAKSFGAWYIVYNLGLIISIAAMAVRGMLQINGTDISFLPHIAGLGHTILAAGIIWLLLLLRKRIQ
- a CDS encoding carbonic anhydrase translates to MSQIETIMEHNKKFVQDKEYEAYITDKFPDKKIAIVTCMDTRLVELLPKAMNLRNGDAKIIKNAGAVISQPFGSVMRSLLVAIYELQAEEVFIVGHTGCGMASLNSEHMIGEIKQRGISDDVLNTLENSGIKLRKWLRGFSNEKEGVTHTVEIVKKHPLLPPNIPVHGLLIDSTTGELEIVVNGSEENSHS
- a CDS encoding T6SS immunity protein Tdi1 domain-containing protein gives rise to the protein MSKIMDDFIVEEIAPLSVIEKYKNDIPTKVVEIWEGHGFGSINNGYLRVVNPDYFQEIIKDTYNRHELATPLFTTAMGDILVWEDDYLLSLNYRKHDVNVVAKNFKFFFTDIFDAYYLENALDWSPYPDAIKKYEIPAFDECFGYVPLLALGGAEKVENLKRVKFKEHIYMITELMGKIK
- a CDS encoding ABC transporter ATP-binding protein; its protein translation is MVPVIQLKDVDLAYVTDHAATLALQDMNLSVEDGELVSLVGPSGCGKTTLLSLMAGLISTSRGLVLLHGKPVTGPTPEVGYMLQQDYLFPWRSIVDNVLLGLELTNRLTKQSAELAEELLEGMGLSGTAQLYPHQLSGGMRQRVALARTLATNPDLLLLDEPFSALDYQTKLQLEDLVVDTLKQRRKTGILVTHDLSEAIAVSDRVIVLGSKPGRIRSVFEVPKNIREALPFYAREEPGFNALFHEIWGELEASERRE